In Acidobacteriota bacterium, the DNA window AGTCGGTGGTCCAAGCGTTGCTCTTCCCGCCGGACGGCTCGGAGGAGGAAGCGGCGGGCGATGGCTCCGACCAGGACGAGCCGCCGGAGGAGCCCCTGATCCCGGAGATCGTCCATTGAAGGCCGCCGGTTGTCCATGAAGCTCTGGGCCATCAGCGATCTGCACATCGCCAACCGCTCCAACCGCGAAGCGCTCACGGAGATGCCCGCCTTTCCGGAGGACTGGCTGATCATCGCCGGCGACGTGGGGGAAACGGAAGGCCAGCTGCGCTTCGCCCTCTCGGAGCTCAGCTCGCGCTTCCGGCAGTTGGTGTGGGTGCCGGGAAACCACGACCTGTGGTCCCTGCACCACGATCCGTCGCCGCTCCGAGGGGAAGAGAAGTACCGCCGGCTGGTGGACATCTGCCGCAGCTTCGGCGTGCTCACTCCGGAGGATCCCTACGCCCGCTGGCCAGGGGTGACGGAGGACGGACGCTCCTACCGCATCGCGCCCCTCTTCCTGCTCTATGACTACAGCTTCCGGCCGCCGGAGGTGGCGGCGGACGAGGCGGTGGATTGGGCGGCGGAGTCGGGGGTCCTGTGCGGTGACGAGATCCTGCTCCACCCCGACCCCTTTCCTTCCCGCCCCGCCTGGTGTGCGGCGCGGGTGCGCTACACCAGCGAGCGGCTGGCCCAGGCAGCCACCGACGGTGCCCACCTGATCCTGATCAGCCACTGGCCTCTACGCCAGGATCTGGTACGGCTGCGGCGTATTCCGCGCTTTTCCATCTGGTGCGGGACCCGGGAGTCGGAGGACTGGCACCGCCGCTTCCCGGTGGCGGCGGTGATCTACGGCCACCTGCACATCAAGGGCACCCACTTCCGCGACGGCGTGCGCTTCGAGGAGGTCTCTTTGGGCTACCCCCGGGATTGGGTGCGCAGCCGCGGTGTCTCCCACTATCTGCGCCAAATCCTCCCCGCCCCCGACACCTGGCTCGACGGGACCCGCTGACTCTCTACCAACCAGCACCGAAGCCAAGCCGCTGTTCAGCGTGCGTCAGATCGTCGCAGCGCAGGAGCGAGGCGCGGAGGCGTACCCACGGTACGCCGCACAAGCCGAGACGAGGAGCACGCGGCGAGATGGCGTGCGATGGGCAGCGGCTGGCTACTCGAGCCAGCTGGTGACGTACGTCTCATCCTCCACCGCCAGCAGCGGCTTGGCCACGTGCAGCGGCCGGAAGGTG includes these proteins:
- a CDS encoding metallophosphoesterase; this translates as MKLWAISDLHIANRSNREALTEMPAFPEDWLIIAGDVGETEGQLRFALSELSSRFRQLVWVPGNHDLWSLHHDPSPLRGEEKYRRLVDICRSFGVLTPEDPYARWPGVTEDGRSYRIAPLFLLYDYSFRPPEVAADEAVDWAAESGVLCGDEILLHPDPFPSRPAWCAARVRYTSERLAQAATDGAHLILISHWPLRQDLVRLRRIPRFSIWCGTRESEDWHRRFPVAAVIYGHLHIKGTHFRDGVRFEEVSLGYPRDWVRSRGVSHYLRQILPAPDTWLDGTR